Proteins encoded together in one Planctopirus ephydatiae window:
- a CDS encoding M16 family metallopeptidase produces the protein MTQYYQQKPMLQQATLPNGLTILGEHRPSAQSVAFGFFVHTGARDENHACESGVSHFLEHMVFKGTDQLPAEMVNRLFDDLGCNYNASTGEEVTTFYAAVLPEYFETVFPLQAAILFPSLREDDFTTEKQVILEEIAEYADQPVYVAYDHVMQLHFREHPLGQPILGTPQSIQSLTAEQMKTYHREHYLAGNIALVVAGNFDWDQVLELAAKECGHWPAGETAHPCRCASPAAQTVVIAKPALQQQHIMSISPAPDSCHRLRYAAEMVSIIVGDDSNSRLYWELVDPGLTDIAEISYSDYQGCGTWLTYLCCDPEAAEDNWQAVRKVLEELDTKPFTVEEMEQARNLLATRLVSRGEQPMHRMLAIGQNWHSRLEYRSLDDELEALDQVTMDDLQSVIREFPLRLTSTVSVGPNTATL, from the coding sequence ATGACGCAGTACTACCAGCAGAAGCCTATGCTCCAGCAAGCCACACTTCCCAATGGTCTGACAATTCTGGGCGAGCATCGCCCCAGTGCACAAAGTGTCGCCTTTGGCTTCTTTGTCCACACAGGTGCCCGCGATGAAAATCATGCCTGTGAAAGTGGTGTCAGTCACTTTCTCGAGCACATGGTCTTCAAAGGGACCGATCAACTTCCCGCCGAGATGGTCAACCGACTCTTTGACGATCTTGGCTGCAACTACAACGCCTCCACCGGTGAAGAAGTCACCACCTTCTATGCTGCCGTCTTGCCAGAATACTTTGAAACGGTCTTCCCGCTACAAGCGGCCATTCTCTTCCCGAGCCTGCGCGAAGACGACTTTACCACTGAAAAACAGGTGATTCTGGAAGAAATCGCCGAGTATGCCGATCAACCGGTTTACGTCGCCTATGACCATGTCATGCAGCTGCATTTCCGCGAGCATCCCCTGGGTCAACCTATTCTCGGGACTCCGCAGAGCATTCAGTCTTTGACGGCTGAGCAGATGAAGACCTATCATCGCGAGCATTACCTGGCAGGGAACATCGCGCTCGTTGTCGCCGGGAATTTTGACTGGGATCAGGTTCTGGAACTGGCTGCCAAAGAGTGCGGTCACTGGCCGGCAGGGGAAACCGCACATCCTTGTCGCTGTGCCTCTCCAGCAGCACAAACAGTCGTTATCGCGAAACCGGCTCTCCAGCAGCAGCACATCATGTCGATCTCTCCGGCACCGGATTCGTGCCATCGACTTCGATATGCCGCCGAGATGGTCTCGATTATTGTCGGAGACGATTCGAACAGCCGCCTCTACTGGGAGCTGGTTGACCCGGGCTTAACAGATATCGCCGAGATTTCTTACAGCGACTATCAAGGTTGTGGCACATGGCTCACTTATCTTTGCTGCGATCCCGAAGCTGCCGAAGACAACTGGCAGGCCGTTCGCAAAGTGCTCGAAGAACTCGATACCAAACCATTCACTGTGGAGGAGATGGAGCAGGCACGCAATCTGCTGGCAACAAGGTTGGTTTCGCGCGGCGAGCAACCGATGCACCGCATGCTGGCGATTGGTCAGAACTGGCACTCCCGACTGGAATACCGTTCTCTCGACGATGAACTAGAGGCACTCGATCAGGTGACGATGGATGATCTGCAAAGTGTCATTCGCGAGTTCCCACTCCGGTTGACATCCACTGTCTCTGTCGGTCCGAACACGGCCACACTTTAA
- a CDS encoding GTPase family protein, which yields MAPFWKFWKKAPVESIIPEADETKSDRPPVDFPTPVLWLLGKTGSGKTSIIRYLTESTTAEIGNGFRPQTRSTNRYDFPSVEKPLLTFLDTRGLGEAGYDHEPDVASLATEAHLILLVVRAMDHAQAEMVALLQQIRKQSSQIPILLVLTHLHEAYPGQDHPAEMLAAEKSNNTPQMPPWPSALARSIEQQLMTFGQFIHGHATIDFTQPEDGFTNPFLGAQELTRDICSLLPDAAMVQLSQLQQFQRANAGLPANLTTRLQRTLWIYSSAAAVAGAIPVPWFDLPVVVGLQAAMAWQISNEYRYQYSGSRIAQLVSAVSGQMIARQGLRELLKIIPYVGSVTSSALAFATTYGLGQTIIWAIERERSGQFPSTQEFREHLKNQASLAGEIWRKRTPPENSSSDRMPG from the coding sequence ATGGCCCCCTTCTGGAAATTCTGGAAGAAAGCACCCGTCGAGAGCATCATTCCAGAGGCTGATGAAACAAAATCTGATCGACCACCGGTCGATTTTCCCACTCCAGTCCTCTGGCTGTTGGGAAAAACCGGCAGTGGGAAGACCTCGATCATCCGCTATCTCACCGAATCAACCACCGCCGAGATCGGGAATGGCTTCAGGCCGCAAACCAGGAGTACCAACCGCTACGACTTTCCCTCTGTCGAGAAGCCGCTGCTGACCTTTCTGGATACACGCGGATTGGGTGAGGCTGGTTACGACCACGAGCCCGATGTGGCTTCGCTGGCAACAGAGGCCCATCTCATTCTGCTCGTTGTGCGGGCCATGGATCATGCACAAGCCGAAATGGTCGCCCTGCTGCAGCAGATTCGTAAGCAATCGTCACAAATCCCCATCCTGCTCGTACTGACTCATCTGCATGAGGCTTATCCGGGACAGGATCATCCGGCAGAAATGCTGGCAGCCGAGAAGTCGAACAACACCCCCCAGATGCCTCCCTGGCCATCAGCTCTCGCGCGATCGATCGAGCAGCAACTGATGACCTTCGGCCAGTTCATCCATGGGCACGCGACCATTGATTTCACACAACCCGAAGACGGCTTTACGAACCCATTTCTGGGGGCTCAAGAACTGACCCGCGATATCTGCTCGCTTTTGCCCGATGCCGCTATGGTACAACTCTCGCAACTGCAGCAGTTCCAGCGTGCCAATGCCGGATTGCCAGCCAATCTCACCACCCGGCTGCAGCGGACACTCTGGATCTACAGCAGTGCGGCGGCAGTGGCTGGTGCCATCCCTGTCCCGTGGTTCGATCTCCCTGTTGTAGTGGGATTACAAGCAGCAATGGCCTGGCAGATCTCGAATGAATATCGCTATCAATATTCGGGTTCGCGGATTGCACAGCTGGTTTCGGCAGTCTCCGGACAAATGATTGCCCGCCAGGGTCTGCGGGAGCTGTTAAAAATCATTCCTTATGTTGGCTCTGTCACGTCGTCGGCACTGGCATTTGCCACAACTTACGGGCTCGGCCAGACCATCATCTGGGCCATTGAGCGCGAACGATCCGGCCAGTTCCCATCCACTCAGGAGTTTCGGGAACACTTGAAAAACCAGGCCAGCCTGGCGGGAGAAATCTGGAGAAAGAGAACTCCTCCGGAGAATTCATCGTCGGATAGGATGCCCGGCTAA
- a CDS encoding DUF1592 domain-containing protein, producing MPHTCKFWFLQNLTVCVVLLGCAWMNSSIYGEEDPHQAAKVRGQALFAQKCASCHGAAGQGGTESYKTPLIGDASIVELTRIIDATMPEGEPEQLDKAQSEDVARYIYDAFYSPDAQIRNSPSRIELSRLTVRQYQQAVTDLLGSFRGGYENTNEFGLKATYFDGRRFRKEDKKLERIDPVVQFDFGEGKPLPDVEMASDEFSIHWTGSLVAPETGEYEIIIKTANGVEFWLNDESKILIDGRVRSGNDVEWRERINLLGGRRYRLRLQMFKSKNAKEKTAAIALWWRPPHKTEELIPSRYLLPAWTPEVFIVNTPFPPDDRSAGYERGNSISKEWEQSTTDAAIETAAYVAKKLKDLAGYGRDANPEEKKRKVREFSIRFVERAHRRPLSDDEKARMVDRWLDATEDLETAVQRIVLLTLKSPRFLYREIVGSPNDPWNVASRLSFTLCDTIPDQQLRDAAAKNELQKPDQLQRQAERLVRTDAGKAKLKTFLLNWVRVEHLHDIAKDSQQYPEFTPAIVSDLRTSLELFVDEVLQSNEASLKQLLLEDHIWMNGRLAKFYGADLPENADFQKVRIDNGQRAGVLTHPFLMAGFAYTSTTSPIHRGVFVTRSVLGRSLKMPPIAVSPEPADLHPNLSTRERVDLQTKAEMCRTCHNLINPLGFPLESFDAVGRFRAEEKGKPVDATGQYLTRAGVEEKFAGSRALAEFLATSPETRAAFTQQLFQNLVKQAWPAYSKDLLTQLDQKFAASNLNIRELAVAIAVATARVPETAETAAK from the coding sequence ATGCCCCACACCTGCAAGTTCTGGTTTTTGCAAAACCTCACCGTCTGCGTGGTGCTCCTCGGCTGTGCCTGGATGAATTCCTCTATCTATGGCGAAGAAGACCCACACCAGGCCGCAAAAGTTCGTGGGCAGGCTCTTTTTGCCCAGAAGTGCGCCAGTTGCCATGGTGCGGCCGGCCAAGGGGGAACGGAAAGCTACAAAACTCCCTTGATCGGCGATGCCTCAATTGTCGAACTGACTCGCATCATCGATGCCACCATGCCCGAAGGCGAGCCCGAACAACTCGACAAAGCTCAGTCGGAAGATGTGGCTCGATATATTTACGACGCCTTCTATTCTCCCGATGCCCAGATTCGAAATTCCCCCTCTCGCATTGAACTTTCCCGCCTCACCGTGAGGCAATACCAGCAGGCGGTGACCGATCTTCTCGGCAGCTTTCGTGGAGGCTACGAGAACACCAACGAGTTCGGCTTGAAAGCGACCTATTTTGATGGGCGTCGCTTCCGTAAAGAAGACAAAAAGCTCGAACGGATTGATCCAGTCGTGCAGTTTGATTTTGGTGAAGGGAAGCCACTGCCAGATGTGGAAATGGCCAGCGATGAATTCTCGATTCACTGGACGGGCTCACTCGTGGCGCCGGAAACTGGCGAATACGAAATCATCATCAAGACTGCCAATGGTGTGGAATTCTGGCTCAATGATGAATCAAAAATTCTCATCGATGGCCGAGTTCGCTCAGGGAACGATGTCGAATGGCGTGAGCGCATCAACCTGCTGGGTGGCCGCCGGTATCGACTGCGCCTGCAGATGTTCAAATCGAAAAATGCCAAAGAAAAGACGGCCGCGATTGCCCTCTGGTGGCGACCACCCCACAAAACGGAAGAGCTGATCCCTTCACGTTATCTGCTCCCCGCCTGGACACCCGAAGTCTTTATTGTCAACACCCCCTTTCCGCCCGATGATCGCAGTGCCGGCTACGAGCGTGGGAACAGCATCTCGAAAGAATGGGAACAATCGACGACCGATGCTGCCATCGAAACGGCAGCTTATGTCGCCAAGAAACTCAAAGATCTGGCGGGTTACGGTCGCGATGCAAATCCTGAGGAGAAAAAGCGAAAAGTTCGGGAGTTCAGCATCCGATTTGTCGAACGAGCTCATCGCAGGCCACTTTCGGACGACGAAAAGGCCCGCATGGTGGATCGCTGGCTGGACGCCACAGAAGATCTTGAAACAGCAGTGCAACGCATTGTGCTGCTGACGCTCAAATCCCCCCGATTTCTGTATCGTGAGATCGTCGGTTCGCCGAATGATCCCTGGAATGTCGCTTCGCGACTCTCGTTCACGCTCTGCGACACCATTCCTGATCAGCAGTTGCGAGATGCGGCTGCTAAAAATGAACTGCAAAAGCCTGATCAGCTGCAGCGACAAGCCGAACGCCTGGTTCGCACAGATGCCGGCAAGGCGAAGCTCAAGACCTTTCTGTTGAACTGGGTGCGTGTTGAACATCTGCACGATATTGCCAAAGACTCCCAGCAATATCCGGAGTTTACACCAGCGATTGTCAGCGATCTGCGAACGTCACTCGAACTGTTTGTTGATGAAGTTCTGCAGAGCAATGAAGCCAGTCTCAAGCAGCTTCTGCTCGAAGACCACATCTGGATGAATGGTCGCCTCGCGAAGTTTTATGGAGCCGACCTACCTGAGAATGCCGATTTCCAGAAAGTGCGTATCGATAATGGTCAACGGGCCGGAGTGTTGACTCATCCCTTCCTGATGGCGGGCTTCGCTTATACTTCGACGACATCTCCGATTCACAGAGGGGTGTTTGTCACTCGCAGTGTGCTGGGCCGTTCGCTCAAAATGCCACCGATTGCTGTTTCACCCGAGCCAGCCGATTTGCATCCCAATCTTTCGACGCGTGAACGTGTCGATTTACAGACGAAAGCGGAGATGTGTCGCACCTGCCACAACCTGATCAATCCACTGGGCTTTCCACTGGAATCGTTTGATGCTGTCGGCCGCTTCCGTGCTGAAGAAAAAGGGAAGCCGGTGGATGCGACTGGGCAATATCTCACTCGAGCTGGGGTCGAAGAGAAGTTTGCGGGGAGCCGGGCACTGGCCGAGTTTTTGGCGACCAGCCCGGAGACGCGAGCCGCTTTCACACAGCAGCTCTTCCAGAATCTCGTGAAACAGGCGTGGCCAGCCTACAGCAAGGATCTCCTGACACAACTTGATCAGAAGTTTGCGGCTTCAAACCTGAATATCCGCGAGCTGGCCGTGGCCATTGCTGTCGCGACAGCCCGGGTTCCGGAGACAGCAGAAACGGCTGCCAAGTAA
- a CDS encoding isochorismatase family protein, translated as MVETIRNPPLSLEASLSTLIVCDLQTRLLPVIHQSERIVRRVEVLVQAAACWPLPVIATEQYPEKLGSTIESLQSSCTQVLPKFEFSGWSALNWKPAEEATVERTQIVLCGIESHICILQTALDLLATGYQVFVPYDATGSYRPDDVHWALQRMMQAGAIIVSTESVLFEWCQSSKAPQFKTISQLIKSTRGD; from the coding sequence ATGGTCGAGACAATTCGCAATCCCCCCTTGTCACTCGAGGCGAGTTTATCGACGCTGATTGTCTGCGATCTGCAAACCAGATTGTTACCCGTCATTCATCAGTCGGAACGAATCGTTCGTCGGGTCGAAGTTCTGGTGCAGGCCGCAGCCTGCTGGCCCCTACCCGTCATCGCCACTGAGCAGTACCCGGAAAAGCTGGGCTCAACCATCGAAAGCCTGCAAAGCTCATGCACTCAAGTGCTTCCCAAATTCGAGTTCAGTGGCTGGTCGGCCCTCAATTGGAAGCCTGCTGAAGAAGCCACCGTCGAACGTACGCAAATCGTCTTGTGCGGGATTGAATCGCATATCTGCATTCTCCAGACAGCACTCGATCTGCTGGCCACGGGATACCAGGTCTTTGTCCCTTACGATGCCACCGGCAGCTATCGCCCCGACGATGTTCACTGGGCACTCCAGCGAATGATGCAGGCAGGTGCCATCATCGTTTCGACCGAATCTGTTCTGTTCGAATGGTGCCAGTCTTCGAAGGCACCACAGTTCAAGACGATCAGCCAGCTCATTAAATCGACACGAGGTGACTGA
- the argC gene encoding N-acetyl-gamma-glutamyl-phosphate reductase: MTRVAILGGTGYTALELLKILARHSSAKVTAITSRTETSPIREIHPSLAGRFDLSLENLSPQQLKERADVVFCCLPHVASMEAVPGLLEVGLKVIDLSADYRLKDPEVYAKWYGHAHTDVGRLSSAVYGLPELYRDRIRGTNLIANPGCYTSTSILALAPLIQRGLVEPTGIIIDAKSGVSGAGRTPKQNILFAECNESFGAYSVGNHRHQPEIEQILSESSGHKVDVIFTPHLTPMDRGIEATIYAVPKAKATQQELLEVCRAFYQESPFVRVVDRIPTTKDSAYTNFFDMTIRIVKDRVVILACLDNLIKGASGVAIQNFNLMYGYPETDGLL; encoded by the coding sequence ATGACACGCGTCGCCATACTTGGTGGAACAGGGTACACCGCACTGGAACTGCTCAAGATTCTGGCCCGGCATTCGAGCGCGAAAGTGACGGCTATCACCAGCCGCACGGAAACCAGCCCGATTCGTGAGATTCACCCGTCTTTAGCGGGGCGATTTGACCTGTCGTTAGAGAATCTTTCTCCACAACAACTCAAAGAGCGGGCCGATGTCGTCTTCTGCTGCTTGCCACATGTGGCCAGTATGGAAGCTGTTCCCGGCCTTCTCGAAGTTGGGTTAAAAGTGATTGACCTGAGTGCGGATTACCGTCTGAAAGATCCCGAAGTTTATGCCAAATGGTACGGGCATGCTCATACCGATGTGGGTCGATTGAGTTCGGCTGTGTATGGTTTGCCAGAGCTTTATCGCGATCGCATTCGAGGTACCAATCTCATTGCAAACCCGGGTTGTTACACCAGCACATCGATCCTGGCATTGGCACCTCTGATTCAGCGGGGGCTGGTGGAGCCGACGGGGATTATCATCGATGCCAAGAGTGGTGTTTCTGGAGCGGGGCGAACACCCAAACAGAACATTCTCTTTGCGGAGTGCAATGAAAGTTTCGGTGCATACTCGGTGGGGAATCATCGCCATCAACCCGAAATTGAACAGATCCTCTCGGAATCCAGTGGCCACAAAGTCGATGTGATCTTCACTCCGCACCTGACACCGATGGATCGGGGGATTGAAGCCACAATTTATGCAGTTCCAAAAGCCAAAGCGACACAACAGGAACTGCTGGAGGTCTGCCGGGCCTTTTATCAGGAGAGCCCTTTTGTACGGGTGGTTGATCGAATTCCAACCACCAAAGATTCGGCCTATACCAACTTTTTTGATATGACCATTCGCATCGTCAAGGATCGCGTCGTGATCCTGGCTTGCCTCGATAATCTCATCAAAGGGGCCAGTGGAGTGGCGATACAGAACTTCAACCTGATGTATGGCTATCCTGAGACCGACGGCCTGCTGTAA